A stretch of the Jeotgalibacillus haloalkalitolerans genome encodes the following:
- a CDS encoding response regulator transcription factor — protein MFNVMLVDDEPLILEGLQHIIDWNELGFRIAATAKDGQEGLALASTLPIDLIITDIKMPEMNGLSLLKELNQQHYPAKSIVLSGFQEFDLIKEGLMLGIENYLTKPVDDDELIASLKIVREKLERSMLEEESRLTLRDHAIIRWLTGKMKQEEFDERLTLYSSELVTLPAVAGLLKMDFSDREEGYLYQLQHKIESRTNATAVVTPSADLLLLIRENDLTDEFTSIVEDLLAKTEYVLVFSRLLTARSEFQEVFREMEMTSELTMLTPSHREPETLTVISTVSSHDPQFNIRPEWLEMLADRKADEVTRLLGQKLAETNQGHLLPVTKGFLLELFFSVKNKFMISMDYRDYVQLIHRIMFFEHINEANQLLKDIIDMVHPENPDQEKKSIVIQRVLHYIHESYHEDMSLKTLGHQFHINPIYLGQLFQKEVGAVFTKYLNQIRISKAKALLLNSSEKAGMIGKKVGYTDATYFYKQFKKYEGVTPSEWRKRQT, from the coding sequence ATGTTTAATGTCATGCTTGTAGATGATGAGCCGCTTATATTAGAAGGGCTTCAGCATATTATTGACTGGAATGAGCTTGGTTTCAGGATTGCTGCAACTGCTAAAGATGGTCAGGAGGGGCTTGCTCTTGCCAGTACGCTCCCGATTGATCTGATTATCACTGACATTAAAATGCCTGAAATGAATGGGCTTTCTTTATTAAAGGAACTGAACCAGCAGCATTATCCTGCAAAATCTATTGTGTTGTCCGGCTTTCAGGAATTCGATCTCATCAAAGAAGGCCTCATGCTTGGTATTGAAAACTACCTCACAAAACCGGTAGATGACGATGAGCTGATTGCTTCATTAAAAATTGTCAGAGAAAAACTTGAGCGTTCAATGCTTGAAGAAGAGTCTCGCTTAACACTGCGTGATCACGCAATCATCAGATGGTTAACCGGAAAGATGAAGCAGGAGGAATTCGATGAACGACTGACGCTTTATTCTTCTGAACTTGTTACATTGCCTGCTGTTGCGGGGCTTTTGAAAATGGACTTTTCAGATCGTGAGGAAGGGTATCTATATCAGCTGCAGCATAAGATAGAATCCCGGACTAACGCTACTGCTGTCGTTACACCATCAGCAGATTTGCTTTTACTGATCAGGGAAAATGATCTGACTGATGAGTTTACATCAATTGTGGAAGACCTTCTTGCGAAAACGGAATATGTGCTGGTTTTCAGCCGGTTGCTTACAGCAAGAAGCGAATTTCAAGAGGTTTTCAGAGAAATGGAAATGACCAGTGAGTTAACCATGCTCACCCCCTCACACCGGGAGCCGGAAACTTTAACTGTGATTTCAACAGTATCATCACATGACCCGCAATTTAATATCAGACCGGAATGGCTTGAAATGCTTGCTGACAGGAAAGCTGATGAAGTGACCAGACTGCTGGGCCAAAAGCTTGCTGAGACGAACCAGGGACACTTGCTGCCGGTAACGAAAGGCTTTCTGCTGGAGCTATTCTTCAGTGTGAAGAACAAATTTATGATTTCTATGGATTATCGTGATTATGTTCAATTGATTCATAGAATCATGTTTTTTGAACATATCAATGAAGCAAATCAGCTTTTAAAAGACATTATTGATATGGTCCATCCGGAAAACCCGGATCAGGAAAAAAAGAGTATTGTCATTCAGCGCGTTCTTCATTACATTCACGAAAGCTATCATGAGGACATGTCGCTTAAAACGCTTGGCCATCAATTCCATATCAATCCAATATACCTCGGCCAGCTTTTTCAAAAAGAGGTCGGCGCCGTCTTCACGAAGTACTTAAATCAAATCAGGATATCAAAAGCTAAGGCTTTACTGCTTAATTCAAGCGAAAAAGCGGGAATGATCGGTAAAAAGGTAGGGTACACAGATGCAACTTACTTTTACAAACAGTTTAAAAAATATGAAGGGGTGACACCTTCAGAGTGGAGAAAGAGGCAGACATAA
- a CDS encoding ABC transporter permease, with product MKRIRKFGKNLYDNRVWLLMVLPGLIWLIVLKYIPMFGQIIAFKDFRFHPDGFFASVFHSEWVGFENFQFLFSTNDAYIITRNTLLYNIGFIVIGLILAVAVAIILSEITKQRLAKIYQTGMLFPHFLSWVVVSYFVFAFLSTDRGLFNSVLEFFGADPVSWYNEPGYWPYFIMGISQWKGVGFSSIVYLAAIVGIERTYYEAAMIDGANKWQQIKHVTIPMIMPLIVILTILNIGSIFSADFGLFYQIPRDSGPLYSVTNVIDTYVYRGLMTMGDIGMSTAAGLYQATVGFILILLTNYIVRKIDEENALF from the coding sequence ATGAAGCGGATCAGGAAGTTCGGTAAGAATTTATATGACAATAGAGTTTGGCTCTTAATGGTGTTGCCAGGATTGATCTGGTTAATTGTTCTGAAGTACATTCCAATGTTCGGTCAAATTATTGCATTTAAGGATTTTCGTTTTCATCCGGATGGGTTTTTTGCAAGCGTCTTTCACAGTGAGTGGGTGGGATTTGAGAATTTTCAGTTCCTGTTCAGTACAAATGATGCTTACATTATTACCCGCAATACACTTTTATACAATATTGGATTTATTGTAATCGGGTTAATTCTAGCAGTCGCAGTGGCGATTATTTTAAGTGAAATTACAAAGCAGCGCCTGGCAAAAATCTATCAGACAGGTATGCTGTTTCCACACTTTTTATCCTGGGTTGTTGTCAGTTACTTTGTCTTTGCATTCCTGAGTACAGACCGTGGCCTGTTTAACTCAGTATTAGAGTTTTTCGGTGCAGATCCGGTCTCCTGGTATAACGAACCCGGTTACTGGCCGTACTTTATTATGGGGATCAGCCAGTGGAAAGGGGTCGGCTTCAGCAGCATCGTTTACCTGGCAGCGATTGTAGGAATTGAAAGAACCTATTATGAGGCTGCAATGATTGATGGAGCGAATAAGTGGCAGCAGATCAAACATGTCACAATCCCGATGATTATGCCCCTGATCGTGATTCTGACAATATTAAATATCGGAAGTATCTTCAGTGCAGATTTTGGCCTTTTTTATCAGATCCCGCGTGACTCCGGACCACTCTATTCTGTTACTAACGTCATCGATACATACGTATACAGAGGATTAATGACGATGGGTGATATCGGAATGAGTACAGCAGCAGGACTCTATCAGGCAACTGTTGGATTTATCCTGATTTTGCTGACCAACTACATTGTCCGTAAGATCGACGAAGAAAATGCACTATTTTAA
- a CDS encoding sensor histidine kinase, with the protein MKALYKIRQINKRMFHRVFITYSVVIFLAMAALFLFLSEYYADFIIQREVDRQSDIVDDLKDEIQEKHDFVRQGVRQLYQEERLIEDVAFALQHSYEEYLRYRLDRFSESDSFVPYHFDIFVENYFSRDEEAIAVQIRNENLGTEYVYLYDHTKWNLEMEDQQERPIKEYADEPPPGDMLVISEQINDPVSMDRLGEMLVYFSYDNLDRLLSLQDSAVSSSYVIMNENKDIFYQNGQDTEILIEEVGFQAVETQIRPDDTYYLQSSIDPVSGLMVASLVPEAGMAQLFTYRTTILLIISLLTFLAIGLPYWTLRSYSHRVDLILSKMREVQSGQLDARIEKTRHQDDLSVISDTFNETLDELNDYIHKVYFSRLKQKEAELANLQAQINPHFLYNTLEAIRMKSLKEGARTSSKMIVQLAKLFRYSLKSEELVSVENECNHAREYINLFKARFENLLHADFTIEAGLSEKKMPPFILQPLIENYLIHGFDPGKTDNRLSVDIKSEEQYLRIMICDNGKGISAEKLREIHERLKDQKSSSDSIGLGNVHERIQLKFGKTYGVEVNSEQGVKTVIHVTLPILTGGNSDV; encoded by the coding sequence ATGAAAGCGCTTTATAAAATCAGGCAGATTAATAAACGAATGTTTCACCGCGTATTTATTACCTACTCCGTTGTGATATTTCTGGCGATGGCAGCACTTTTTCTATTTCTATCAGAGTACTATGCAGATTTTATTATTCAGAGGGAAGTAGACCGGCAGAGTGATATTGTTGATGATTTAAAGGATGAGATCCAGGAAAAACACGACTTTGTCAGACAGGGAGTCAGACAGCTTTATCAGGAAGAGCGGCTGATTGAGGATGTTGCATTTGCGCTTCAGCATTCCTATGAAGAATATCTCAGATACCGCCTTGACCGGTTTAGTGAAAGTGACTCCTTTGTCCCTTATCATTTCGATATTTTTGTCGAAAACTATTTCTCAAGAGATGAAGAAGCGATCGCTGTACAAATCAGAAATGAGAACCTTGGAACGGAATACGTATATTTATATGACCATACGAAATGGAATCTTGAAATGGAGGATCAGCAGGAAAGACCGATCAAAGAATATGCTGATGAACCGCCACCGGGGGACATGCTGGTGATCAGTGAACAGATTAATGATCCGGTATCAATGGATCGCCTGGGTGAAATGCTTGTCTATTTCAGCTATGACAACCTTGATCGTCTGCTTTCACTGCAGGACAGCGCTGTCAGCAGCAGCTACGTCATTATGAACGAAAACAAAGACATCTTTTATCAAAACGGTCAGGATACAGAGATTTTAATTGAGGAGGTTGGATTTCAGGCTGTTGAAACTCAAATCAGACCGGATGATACATATTATCTGCAGTCTTCAATTGATCCGGTATCAGGACTGATGGTTGCCTCGCTCGTACCGGAAGCGGGGATGGCACAGTTATTCACTTACCGGACAACAATTTTGCTGATCATTTCTCTATTAACTTTTCTTGCAATCGGTCTGCCTTACTGGACTCTCAGAAGCTATTCGCACAGGGTGGATCTGATTCTTTCAAAAATGAGAGAGGTGCAAAGCGGTCAGCTGGATGCAAGAATTGAGAAAACCAGACATCAGGATGATCTGTCAGTGATCTCGGATACATTTAATGAAACGCTGGATGAATTAAACGATTACATTCATAAGGTTTATTTCTCGCGACTAAAACAAAAAGAGGCCGAACTGGCGAATCTTCAGGCACAGATTAATCCGCACTTTTTATATAACACCCTGGAAGCGATCAGAATGAAATCCTTAAAAGAGGGTGCCAGAACCTCCTCTAAAATGATTGTTCAGCTGGCAAAGCTTTTCAGGTATTCGCTGAAATCTGAAGAGCTGGTTTCTGTGGAAAATGAATGTAACCATGCACGGGAATATATTAATTTGTTTAAAGCCCGTTTTGAAAATCTCCTGCATGCTGATTTTACAATTGAAGCAGGACTTTCAGAGAAAAAAATGCCGCCATTTATCCTGCAGCCTTTGATAGAAAATTATTTAATTCACGGGTTTGACCCCGGGAAGACAGATAACCGGCTGAGTGTTGATATAAAAAGTGAGGAGCAGTATCTGCGTATCATGATTTGTGATAATGGAAAAGGAATCAGTGCTGAGAAACTCCGGGAAATTCATGAGCGGCTGAAGGATCAAAAAAGCTCGTCTGATTCTATTGGTCTCGGCAATGTTCATGAAAGAATTCAGCTTAAATTCGGAAAAACATACGGTGTGGAAGTGAACAGTGAGCAGGGTGTTAAAACGGTCATCCACGTTACCCTGCCGATATTGACAGGAGGGAACAGTGATGTTTAA